GGGGCACCATGGAGAAGCCGTACAGGTACCACTGGCCCACGAGGAAACCGGCCTCAAAGATGCTCTTGCAGATGACGCTGGTGATGTACGTCCACATCAGCGCCCCTCGGATCTTGAGCCGCCCGCTCTCTGTCATGTAGATCTTGGACATCTTCTTCTCCAGGTCTGCCAGGGCCTGCTCGATCTTGGGGTCCTTGCTGTGCACAGCCCGAAGGTCGCTCTCCTGCTtcttcagcttctcctccttGCGGGAGAGATAGACAACGTGGCCCAGGTAAATCAGGGTCGGGGTGCTGACAAAGAGGAACTGGAGCACCCAGTAGCGGAtgtgggagatggggaaggCTTTGTCGTAGCAGACGTTGGTGCAGCCCGGCTGCTTGGTGTTACACACGAAATCCGACTGCTCATCCCCCCACACGGACTCCCCGGCCAGGCCCAGGATGAGGATGCGGAAGATGAAGAGCACAGTGAGCCAGATCTTCCCGATCACTGTTGAATGCTCCTGGACTTGGTCCAGCAGTttctgcaggaattcccagtcACCCATCTTCTAGGAACCCTTTGCCTCTGTCAGCAGAGAGAAGACAGCAGCCACGTCAGTGCCCTGTTCCCatgctggggagcacagggcagatGTGACCACCCAAACCCTGCTTTTTCAGGCTATagctgctctgcagagtgtCCCAGCAAACCCTCTGAGGAACATCCCACTTctgagggagggagggtttCAGGCAGCGTTTAGGAGCCCCAGAGGGCTCCTCCTACACAGTGCAGgaacagggagctgggagagacAGGGATTCTCCCCTCCCAAcggcacccacagctcctcgTGGCTCTCCTGGCCCCTCTGGGGACAGCTCACACCCACAGTGGGGCtttggggctgcccagggagctcagGGCACCTGAGAGGAGGCACCGTGGAGGCTCACGAATTTCCTGCTGCCTTGGTTTTCCCaaaaagcagagagcaggatgGTCTAGTGGGGAAGCACAATCCCTTGGGGTACAGCTGCCACCCCGATGCCTATTCAGGGCTCACCCCAAATGGAACGCCCAGCCCCTCAGCATCTCCCTTGCTGCGGGGCGATGGACACCCAGCCCCAGTCCCCTCCCATGGCCAGGGGATCCCCAGCACCGCTCACCACCCTGCTGCCACTCCCGGGATTCTGGGC
This portion of the Molothrus ater isolate BHLD 08-10-18 breed brown headed cowbird chromosome 24, BPBGC_Mater_1.1, whole genome shotgun sequence genome encodes:
- the GJA4 gene encoding gap junction alpha-4 protein — encoded protein: MGDWEFLQKLLDQVQEHSTVIGKIWLTVLFIFRILILGLAGESVWGDEQSDFVCNTKQPGCTNVCYDKAFPISHIRYWVLQFLFVSTPTLIYLGHVVYLSRKEEKLKKQESDLRAVHSKDPKIEQALADLEKKMSKIYMTESGRLKIRGALMWTYITSVICKSIFEAGFLVGQWYLYGFSMVPRYVCKRDPCPHQVDCFISRPTEKSIFIIFMLVMGLVSLVLNLLELFHLCCKSLLSNIKKVSGPAGPSQDTFVDDMVSSPYSPKHYPFLPMAESHAPSYQTYNKLSSEQNWANYRNEENLALGGGSRPLSDPYAPGAAEASAPEEKPGSRPGSSASKKQYV